The Mauremys mutica isolate MM-2020 ecotype Southern chromosome 1, ASM2049712v1, whole genome shotgun sequence genome has a segment encoding these proteins:
- the CSRP2 gene encoding cysteine and glycine-rich protein 2 yields MPNWGGGNKCGACGRTVYHAEEVQCDGRSFHRCCFLCMVCRKNLDSTTVAIHDDEVYCKSCYGKKYGPKGYGYGQGAGTLNMDRGERLGIKHDNTPSPHRPTTSPNTSKFAQKFGGAEKCSRCGDSVYAAEKVIGAGKPWHKNCFRCAKCGKSLESTTLTEKEGEIYCKGCYAKNFGPKGFGYGQGAGALVHAQ; encoded by the exons ATGCCGAACTGGGGAGGAGGTAACAAGTGCGGTGCCTGTGGACGAACAGTCTACCACGCTGAAGAGGTTCAGTGTGATGGGAGGAGTTTCCACAGATGCTGCTTTCTCTGCA TGGTTTGTCGGAAAAACTTAGACAGCACAACTGTAGCAATTCATGACGATGAGGTTTACTGCAAGTCCTGCTATGGAAAAAAGTACGGTCCTAAAGGCTATGGCTATGGCCAAGGAGCAGGCACGCTCAACATGGACAGAGGCGAGAGACTGGGCATCAAGCATGACAA CACACCATCTCCTCACCGACCTACAACAAGTCCAAATACTTCAAAGTTTGCTCAGAAATTTGGAGGTGCAGAGAAATGCTCTAGATGTGGTGATTCTGTTTATGCTGCTGAGAAAGTAATAGGAGCTGGAAAG CCTTGGCACAAAAACTGTTTCCGATGTGCTAAGTGTGGGAAGAGTCTAGAATCCACAACCCTGACAGAGAAAGAAGGTGAAATTTATTGTAAAG gctGCTATGCAAAGAACTTTGGCCCCAAAGGATTTGGATATGGCCAGGGAGCAGGTGCCCTTGTTCATGCTCAGTGA